A region of Ferruginibacter albus DNA encodes the following proteins:
- a CDS encoding ribonucleoside-diphosphate reductase small subunit — protein sequence MQYENEILLKENKDRFVILPINYPKVWELYKKHEASFWTAEEIDLSADLKDWASLNDGERHFISHVLAFFAASDGIVNENLAVNFMSEVQLPEARCFYGFQIMMENIHSETYALLIDTYIKNPDEKHKLFHAIDTVPAVKKKAEWALRWIENGSFAERLVAFAAVEGIFFSGSFCSIFWLKKRGLMPGLTFSNELISRDEGLHCEFACLLYSMLQNKMTQDEVYSIIKDAVTIEKEFITEALPVDLIGMNAKLMQQYIEFVADRWLSELGYAKIYNTTNPFDFMEMISLQGKTNFFEKRVGDYQKAGVMNTTETQTFSLDEEF from the coding sequence ATGCAGTACGAAAATGAGATCTTATTGAAAGAAAACAAAGACCGCTTTGTAATTCTTCCTATCAACTATCCCAAAGTGTGGGAGTTGTATAAAAAACATGAAGCGAGTTTTTGGACTGCCGAAGAAATTGATCTAAGTGCAGATCTAAAAGACTGGGCAAGCTTGAATGATGGCGAGCGTCATTTCATTTCGCATGTACTTGCTTTTTTTGCTGCAAGTGATGGAATAGTGAATGAGAACCTGGCAGTGAACTTTATGAGTGAAGTACAGTTACCTGAAGCAAGATGTTTCTATGGCTTTCAGATAATGATGGAAAATATTCATAGCGAAACCTATGCGTTGCTGATCGATACATATATTAAGAATCCCGATGAAAAGCATAAGCTGTTTCATGCTATAGATACCGTGCCCGCAGTAAAAAAGAAAGCCGAATGGGCTTTACGCTGGATCGAGAACGGAAGCTTTGCAGAAAGATTGGTAGCGTTTGCTGCAGTAGAAGGTATTTTCTTCAGTGGAAGCTTTTGTTCTATTTTCTGGTTGAAGAAAAGAGGCTTAATGCCGGGATTGACTTTCAGTAATGAATTAATAAGCAGGGACGAAGGGTTGCATTGTGAATTTGCGTGCTTATTATACAGCATGCTGCAAAATAAAATGACGCAGGACGAAGTGTATTCTATTATTAAAGATGCTGTAACGATAGAAAAAGAATTCATCACCGAAGCATTACCGGTTGACCTGATCGGAATGAATGCTAAGCTGATGCAACAATATATTGAGTTTGTTGCTGATCGTTGGTTAAGTGAATTGGGGTATGCTAAGATATACAACACTACTAACCCGTTCGATTTTATGGAGATGATCTCATTACAAGGCAAAACCAACTTTTTTGAAAAAAGAGTGGGCGATTACCAAAAAGCCGGAGTGATGAATACCACGGAAACGCAGACGTTCTCATTGGATGAAGAATTTTAG
- a CDS encoding aminotransferase class III-fold pyridoxal phosphate-dependent enzyme: MANKVAFNENYPSIVESNKLYDRAVNIMTPVTQTLAKGPGQYINGVAPKYLKKGKGARVWDVDGNEYIDYNMAIGPLSLGYGYDKVDNAIIEQLKDGITFSMMHELEVVFAELIHKIIPNAESIRISKTGADVTSAAIRVARAYTGRKKVLCCGYHGWHDWYISVTSRNSGIPEEIKELTSTFDYNDIESVKNALDEDTACVILEPFVFEAPKNDFLKELKAVCEANGTLLIFDEMWTGFRVAVGGAQEYFDVKADLACYSKAFANGMPISLLTGRKDIMNLFNEEVFFFTTFGGEALSLAAAVTTIQEMIDQNVPAYLATKGKLLKDGYNKIAEEVGVAQYTKCVGYDCRSMVTFDASAGNGLEVKSFVQQEMIKRGILWGGFHNMSFSHTDADIDYTLKVYREVLPLLKDAIANNTVASSLRGKPVEAVFRKVSNFNTKPKTKAVNG; this comes from the coding sequence ATGGCAAACAAAGTTGCTTTTAATGAAAATTATCCATCAATAGTTGAGTCGAATAAATTGTACGACCGTGCAGTGAATATAATGACACCTGTTACACAAACATTGGCGAAAGGCCCGGGACAATATATCAACGGCGTAGCTCCAAAATATTTAAAGAAAGGTAAAGGCGCCCGTGTGTGGGATGTTGATGGCAATGAATATATCGATTACAATATGGCGATCGGTCCTTTGTCATTAGGTTATGGTTATGATAAAGTTGATAATGCGATTATCGAGCAATTAAAAGATGGCATTACTTTTTCAATGATGCACGAACTGGAAGTGGTGTTTGCAGAATTGATACATAAAATTATTCCGAATGCAGAATCGATCCGTATCAGCAAAACCGGTGCAGATGTTACCAGCGCTGCTATTCGTGTAGCGAGAGCATATACAGGAAGAAAGAAAGTTTTGTGCTGCGGTTATCATGGCTGGCACGATTGGTATATTTCTGTAACAAGCCGCAACAGCGGTATTCCCGAAGAAATAAAAGAACTGACTTCAACTTTTGATTACAACGATATTGAATCAGTAAAGAATGCATTGGATGAAGATACGGCTTGCGTGATATTGGAACCTTTTGTATTTGAGGCTCCAAAAAATGATTTCTTAAAAGAATTGAAAGCTGTTTGCGAAGCAAACGGAACGTTGTTGATATTCGATGAAATGTGGACAGGTTTTCGTGTAGCTGTTGGTGGTGCACAGGAGTATTTCGATGTAAAGGCTGATCTGGCTTGTTACTCAAAAGCATTTGCGAATGGTATGCCTATTTCTTTGTTGACAGGAAGAAAAGACATCATGAATCTTTTCAATGAAGAAGTGTTTTTCTTTACCACATTTGGTGGTGAAGCATTGTCTTTAGCAGCGGCTGTTACTACTATCCAGGAAATGATCGATCAAAACGTTCCTGCATATTTAGCAACCAAAGGAAAATTATTAAAAGACGGTTATAATAAAATTGCGGAAGAAGTTGGCGTAGCACAATACACTAAATGTGTTGGTTATGATTGCCGTTCAATGGTTACGTTTGATGCAAGCGCAGGCAACGGATTGGAAGTAAAATCTTTTGTTCAGCAAGAAATGATCAAGAGAGGGATCTTGTGGGGTGGTTTCCACAATATGAGCTTTAGTCACACTGATGCTGATATTGATTATACATTAAAAGTATATCGTGAAGTATTGCCATTATTGAAAGATGCAATTGCAAATAATACTGTAGCAAGTTCATTACGTGGCAAACCGGTAGAAGCTGTGTTTAGAAAAGTAAGCAACTTCAACACTAAACCTAAAACAAAAGCGGTTAATGGATAA
- a CDS encoding TonB-dependent receptor plug domain-containing protein yields the protein MSRKILTLVAMFATVQSFAQTDTLPLKNLDEVIFTANKVEQKQNTTGKVVTVITKDQIDKSTGKSVAEVLNEQAGVVINGAYSSPGTVQNVYMRGASTGRVLILMDGIPVNDPSQINNDFDLNLFSINDVERIEICKGAQSTLYGSDAIAGVINIITIKKNVDKPFNVNATAAGGSYNTWKGNLQLYGKAGKLSYTARYAKLKTDGFSAALDTAAVKTFDKDGYNGDAMNGAVQFQATKNLLLKSYVLYSQYKTDLDASGFVDDKFYYVKNDLLSTGGGFQFKNDVVTLTGNYQFTQTNRKFNRDSLDKNVFGYFIDNKYFAKTNFVELYASIKLGGGFTLLQGADYRYGSMNNDYYSVSSYGPYSSSFSDTSMSQGSMYASLLYNSNKLNVELGGRLNVHSRYGTNYTYTFNPSYAIDQHNRIFGSIASGFKAPSLYQLFVAYYGNPLLQPEKSVNYELGFEQQYKKFNHRIGFFYRDIDNGIDFNNVTSQYFNYVGQIVRGLEYEVNVHPTKQLSISGNYTYTSGTENSQSRLTNNDTSYSYLLKRPKNTFNINVGYQLLNGLYASINGKYTGSAFDLGGYQVPDVQLNNYFLLSFYAEYKFKKYLTVFGNLKNITDAKFSEVYGYGTQGFNFLVGVKFSY from the coding sequence ATGAGCAGAAAAATTTTAACACTAGTTGCAATGTTTGCAACAGTTCAATCATTTGCACAAACAGACACTTTGCCCCTTAAAAACCTGGATGAAGTGATCTTTACCGCTAATAAGGTAGAGCAAAAGCAGAATACCACCGGTAAAGTGGTAACTGTTATTACTAAAGATCAGATTGACAAAAGCACAGGAAAATCTGTTGCGGAAGTATTGAATGAACAAGCCGGAGTAGTAATTAACGGCGCTTACAGCTCTCCCGGAACTGTACAAAATGTTTATATGCGTGGCGCTTCTACCGGACGTGTATTGATATTGATGGATGGCATCCCGGTGAATGATCCATCGCAGATCAATAATGATTTTGATCTAAATTTATTTTCTATCAACGATGTAGAACGCATTGAAATTTGTAAAGGCGCTCAATCAACTTTATACGGTAGCGATGCCATTGCCGGTGTGATCAACATTATCACCATAAAGAAAAATGTAGATAAGCCATTTAACGTAAATGCAACGGCAGCAGGTGGTTCTTACAATACATGGAAAGGCAATTTGCAACTGTATGGTAAAGCGGGCAAACTCAGTTATACTGCACGTTATGCTAAATTAAAAACAGATGGATTTTCGGCTGCCTTAGATACTGCGGCTGTTAAAACGTTTGATAAAGACGGATACAATGGAGATGCCATGAATGGCGCTGTTCAATTCCAGGCTACAAAAAATCTATTGCTTAAATCGTATGTTTTATACAGCCAATATAAAACCGATTTGGATGCAAGCGGTTTTGTGGATGACAAATTTTATTATGTAAAAAATGACCTGTTATCAACAGGGGGTGGTTTCCAATTTAAAAATGATGTGGTAACGCTTACAGGTAATTATCAATTCACGCAAACCAACCGTAAGTTTAACAGGGATAGTTTGGATAAAAATGTATTTGGTTATTTTATCGATAATAAATATTTCGCAAAAACAAATTTTGTTGAATTGTATGCAAGCATAAAATTAGGCGGAGGATTTACATTGTTACAAGGAGCAGATTATCGTTATGGTTCTATGAATAACGATTACTATTCTGTAAGCTCCTACGGACCTTATTCCAGTTCATTCAGCGATACTTCCATGAGTCAGGGCTCTATGTACGCTTCATTGTTGTATAATTCTAATAAATTGAATGTTGAGCTGGGCGGAAGGTTAAATGTGCATTCACGTTATGGAACCAACTACACATATACTTTCAATCCATCTTATGCAATTGATCAGCATAACAGGATTTTTGGAAGTATTGCCAGCGGATTTAAAGCACCAAGCTTGTATCAACTGTTTGTAGCTTATTATGGCAATCCTTTGTTACAGCCAGAAAAATCGGTTAACTATGAATTGGGCTTTGAACAGCAATATAAAAAGTTCAATCACCGCATTGGATTTTTCTATAGGGATATTGATAATGGTATTGATTTCAATAATGTTACTTCACAATATTTTAATTATGTAGGACAGATAGTAAGAGGACTTGAATATGAAGTGAACGTTCATCCTACAAAACAATTAAGCATTTCAGGAAATTATACGTATACAAGCGGTACGGAAAACTCTCAAAGTAGATTAACGAATAATGATACTTCATATAGCTATTTATTGAAACGCCCAAAGAACACCTTTAATATCAATGTAGGTTATCAGTTATTAAATGGCTTATATGCAAGCATCAACGGTAAATATACCGGCAGCGCTTTTGATCTGGGAGGATACCAGGTGCCTGATGTGCAATTGAACAATTATTTCTTACTAAGCTTTTACGCAGAGTATAAATTTAAAAAATACCTTACTGTTTTCGGCAATCTGAAAAACATCACAGATGCTAAATTTTCAGAAGTGTATGGATACGGTACACAAGGATTTAATTTCCTGGTAGGAGTTAAGTTCAGCTATTAA
- a CDS encoding ribonucleoside-diphosphate reductase subunit alpha codes for MNGENKDFSIRYSPLIYTKPLNPIAMHVIKRNGKTESVKFDKVTARIEKLSYGLSPMVNVIDVAKKTIEGIYEGVPTTELDNLAAETAASLTITHPDYAILASRIAISNLHKNTVKSFSATMRKLHNYTDDKTGKLMPLIADDVMQIIEDNADLLDSTIIYDRDFGFDYFGFKTIEKSYLLRINGKIAERPQQMYMRVAIGIHKADIESAIKTYHLMSERWFTHATPTLFNAGTPKPQMSSCFLLTMKEDSIDGIYDTLKQTAKISQSAGGIGLAIHNIRATGSYIGGTNGTSNGIIPMLRVFNDTARYVDQGGGKRKGAFAVYLEPWHADVFEFLDLRKNHGKEELRARDLFYALWICDLFMKRVEGNGEWSLFCPNEAPGLSECWGKEFEDLYTKYEKEGRARKTIKAQELWFKILESQIETGTPYLLYKDAANSKSNQQNLGTIKSSNLCTEIIEYTSPDEVAVCNLASLALPRFVIDGKFDHQKLYDVTYQVTKNLNAVIDNNYYPVEEARNSNLRHRPVGLGVQGLADVFILLRLPFESDLAKMLNKNIFETIYFAAMTASKDLAKIDGAYETFKGSPTSQGIFQFDMWGVTPSDRWDWETLREEVKTHGVRNSLLVAPMPTASTSQILGNNECFEPYTSNIYTRRVLSGEFIIVNKHLLKDLVSLGLWNNTMKNKIIAANGSVQNIDEIPSDIKELYKTVWEIKQRNIIDMAADRGAYICQSQSLNLFVDSPSTSKLTSMHFYAWKKGLKTGMYYLRSQAATQAVQFTVEKQANIQVEIPTAKVSAQTETTNDVEPTQADGPVCTMQDGCISCGS; via the coding sequence GTGAATGGTGAAAACAAAGATTTCTCCATTCGCTATTCACCATTAATATATACTAAACCATTAAACCCCATTGCTATGCATGTAATTAAAAGAAACGGTAAAACCGAGTCCGTAAAATTTGACAAAGTAACTGCACGTATAGAGAAACTTTCCTACGGCTTAAGCCCGATGGTGAATGTAATTGATGTTGCCAAAAAAACAATTGAAGGTATTTATGAAGGTGTACCTACAACGGAGCTGGATAATCTTGCGGCAGAAACAGCAGCATCATTAACGATTACACATCCTGACTACGCAATCCTGGCTTCACGTATTGCCATTAGCAACCTGCATAAAAATACAGTAAAATCGTTTTCAGCAACCATGCGTAAGCTGCATAATTATACCGATGATAAAACCGGTAAGCTTATGCCATTGATTGCAGATGATGTAATGCAAATAATAGAAGACAATGCTGACTTATTAGACAGCACTATTATATACGATCGTGATTTTGGTTTTGATTATTTTGGTTTTAAAACCATAGAAAAATCCTACCTCTTACGCATCAACGGAAAAATTGCTGAACGCCCGCAACAAATGTATATGCGTGTAGCGATCGGTATTCATAAAGCAGACATTGAAAGTGCCATCAAAACCTATCATTTGATGAGCGAACGTTGGTTTACACATGCAACACCAACATTGTTCAACGCAGGTACACCTAAACCACAGATGAGTTCTTGTTTCTTATTAACAATGAAAGAAGACAGCATTGATGGTATTTACGATACATTAAAACAGACGGCAAAAATTTCGCAAAGCGCCGGTGGTATCGGTTTAGCTATTCATAACATTCGTGCAACGGGAAGCTATATTGGCGGCACTAACGGAACAAGCAATGGCATCATTCCAATGTTGCGTGTTTTCAATGATACGGCTCGTTATGTAGATCAAGGCGGCGGTAAACGCAAAGGTGCATTCGCCGTTTATTTAGAGCCATGGCATGCAGATGTGTTCGAATTTTTGGATCTGAGAAAAAATCATGGTAAAGAAGAATTAAGAGCAAGAGATTTATTTTATGCACTATGGATCTGTGATCTGTTTATGAAGCGTGTAGAAGGAAATGGAGAATGGAGTTTGTTCTGTCCGAATGAAGCACCGGGCTTGAGCGAATGTTGGGGCAAAGAATTTGAAGACCTCTATACCAAATACGAAAAAGAAGGACGTGCAAGAAAAACAATTAAAGCACAAGAGCTTTGGTTTAAAATATTAGAATCTCAAATTGAAACAGGAACACCTTATTTGTTGTATAAAGATGCTGCCAACAGCAAAAGCAACCAGCAAAATTTAGGAACAATTAAAAGCAGCAATCTTTGTACAGAGATCATCGAATACACTTCTCCTGATGAAGTAGCGGTTTGTAATTTAGCATCTCTGGCATTACCTCGTTTTGTAATTGATGGGAAATTCGATCATCAAAAATTGTATGATGTTACATACCAGGTTACAAAAAATTTGAACGCTGTTATTGACAATAATTATTACCCTGTTGAAGAAGCAAGAAACTCCAACTTGCGCCATCGCCCGGTTGGACTGGGTGTGCAAGGTTTAGCGGATGTATTCATCTTATTGCGTTTGCCATTTGAAAGTGACCTGGCAAAGATGTTGAATAAGAACATTTTTGAAACCATTTATTTCGCTGCAATGACAGCAAGTAAAGACCTGGCAAAAATTGATGGCGCTTATGAAACGTTTAAAGGATCACCAACCTCACAAGGCATCTTCCAGTTTGATATGTGGGGTGTAACACCAAGCGACCGTTGGGATTGGGAAACACTGCGTGAAGAAGTTAAAACACATGGTGTAAGAAATTCTTTATTGGTAGCCCCAATGCCTACTGCATCTACATCGCAGATATTAGGCAACAACGAATGTTTTGAACCATATACTTCTAACATCTATACCAGAAGAGTATTGAGTGGCGAATTTATTATCGTAAACAAGCACCTGTTAAAAGACCTGGTTAGCCTTGGTTTATGGAATAATACAATGAAAAATAAGATCATTGCTGCGAATGGCTCTGTTCAAAACATCGATGAAATACCTTCAGATATTAAAGAGTTATATAAAACTGTTTGGGAGATCAAACAACGCAATATCATTGATATGGCCGCAGACAGAGGTGCTTATATCTGTCAATCGCAATCGTTGAATTTGTTTGTTGATAGTCCATCAACATCTAAATTAACTTCTATGCATTTTTACGCATGGAAAAAAGGATTGAAAACCGGTATGTATTACCTGCGTTCACAAGCAGCAACACAAGCAGTACAGTTTACGGTTGAAAAGCAAGCGAACATACAAGTAGAAATCCCAACAGCAAAAGTTAGTGCTCAGACTGAAACAACCAATGATGTAGAACCTACACAAGCTGATGGTCCGGTTTGTACCATGCAGGACGGATGTATCAGTTGTGGTTCTTAA
- a CDS encoding cytidylyltransferase domain-containing protein: MKATNIVTIIQTRRSSSRLPDKVTMLLEGKSLFVRQVERVKAAELSGTVVVATTTDTSDDLIEEICQKENIECYRGDMNDLLDRHYQAALKYNADVAIKIPSDCPLIDLKVIDKVISFFLNNMDKYDFVSNLHPATYPDGNDVEIMTMAVLKTAWEKADKQLEREHTTPYIWERPEQFRIGNVEMDGGIDYSMTHRFTIDYKEDYLFIKAIFAELFPRNPLFTIEDILKLLDERKDIYNINKDFAGVNWYRNHLDELKTVNQSQTKILEK; encoded by the coding sequence GTGAAAGCAACAAACATAGTAACCATCATTCAAACACGCAGAAGCTCATCTCGTCTGCCCGATAAAGTAACCATGTTGCTGGAAGGCAAGTCGCTTTTTGTACGCCAGGTAGAAAGAGTTAAAGCGGCAGAATTGAGCGGAACTGTTGTTGTTGCAACAACAACAGATACAAGCGATGACCTGATCGAAGAAATTTGTCAAAAGGAAAATATTGAATGCTATCGTGGCGATATGAATGATCTGTTGGACAGGCATTACCAGGCAGCTTTAAAATATAACGCTGATGTAGCAATAAAAATCCCAAGTGACTGCCCATTGATCGATCTAAAAGTGATCGATAAAGTAATTTCATTTTTTCTTAACAATATGGATAAGTATGATTTTGTGAGCAACCTGCATCCTGCTACTTACCCGGATGGAAATGATGTGGAAATAATGACGATGGCTGTGCTGAAAACCGCATGGGAAAAGGCTGATAAGCAACTGGAGCGGGAACATACTACTCCTTATATTTGGGAACGTCCGGAACAATTTCGCATCGGAAATGTGGAAATGGATGGGGGTATTGACTATTCCATGACACACCGTTTTACTATCGATTACAAGGAAGACTATTTATTTATTAAGGCTATCTTTGCGGAATTATTTCCCCGCAATCCGCTTTTTACCATAGAAGACATTTTAAAATTGCTCGATGAACGCAAAGACATTTACAATATCAACAAAGATTTTGCCGGTGTAAACTGGTATCGCAATCATTTGGATGAATTAAAAACCGTTAATCAATCTCAAACTAAGATCTTAGAAAAATAA
- a CDS encoding transketolase family protein, whose product MNYEELLTKMALEDERFIVMTAENRALVRNMPKTLGSRFIDTGITEQTMVGMAAGLASRGRIPVIHALAPFLTMRAYEFIRTDVGIANLPVKLSGFIPGFLSDGNGPTHQAIEDVAIMRGIPGMEVYAPADEDDLVKMLPDVWLSPSPAYVRINHKPSSYTHAPYVPGKAETISEGKDITILVYGFLFENALKAKELLEKEGLSVGLINLRSLKPIDEEAIIKAVLNSELIVTVEDHFLTGGLYSILAELLLSKKLTANVLPLSLQDKWFKPALLNHVLEYEGFTPEKIAAKIKNQLQSTSIK is encoded by the coding sequence ATGAACTACGAAGAACTATTGACGAAAATGGCATTGGAAGATGAGCGTTTTATTGTGATGACTGCCGAAAACAGGGCGTTGGTTCGCAACATGCCGAAAACATTGGGCAGTCGTTTTATAGATACAGGTATTACCGAACAAACAATGGTAGGCATGGCTGCAGGACTTGCCTCACGGGGACGCATACCTGTAATTCATGCCTTGGCACCTTTTTTAACCATGCGTGCGTATGAGTTTATTCGTACCGATGTGGGTATTGCGAATTTACCTGTTAAATTGAGTGGCTTTATTCCGGGTTTTTTATCCGATGGAAACGGACCTACACACCAGGCTATTGAAGACGTTGCCATCATGCGTGGTATTCCAGGTATGGAAGTGTATGCGCCTGCTGATGAAGATGACCTGGTAAAGATGTTGCCTGATGTTTGGTTATCACCTTCTCCGGCATATGTTCGTATCAATCACAAACCATCTTCGTATACACACGCACCTTATGTTCCCGGTAAAGCAGAAACAATCAGCGAAGGAAAAGATATAACCATTTTAGTGTATGGCTTTTTATTTGAAAATGCATTGAAAGCAAAAGAATTGCTGGAGAAAGAAGGTTTATCAGTTGGATTGATCAACTTACGTTCATTAAAACCAATTGATGAAGAAGCGATCATCAAAGCTGTATTGAATAGTGAGCTTATTGTAACAGTAGAAGACCATTTTTTAACCGGAGGTTTATATTCAATCTTGGCAGAACTATTATTAAGCAAAAAATTAACTGCTAATGTGCTGCCATTATCGTTACAGGATAAATGGTTTAAACCGGCTTTATTAAATCATGTGTTGGAATACGAAGGATTTACTCCTGAAAAAATTGCAGCAAAAATTAAGAATCAATTACAATCAACATCAATAAAATAA
- a CDS encoding transketolase produces MTEEKLQSLQELSLKVREHIIAMSATGGCFIGASLSCVELMTYLYSEFLDLEPETLKDPNRNYLFLSKGHDVPAMYGTLAELGFIDKARLDNHLLTNDSIYWHPNRNIPGVEFHSGSLGHLPAVAAGIALDCKLKNQDNHIVVITGDGELNEGSVWETLLVANAYNLNNLTILVDRNQFQANIRTEELIPLESLDDKFAAFGCNVKRINGHDFNALEEVFTSLPYGKNVNVVIADTVRGKGLPSIEARADRWFCSFTKDEASQLLNELHGTAKALLESETLIVR; encoded by the coding sequence ATGACAGAAGAAAAACTGCAATCACTTCAAGAGTTGTCATTAAAAGTAAGAGAGCATATCATTGCCATGTCTGCCACCGGCGGGTGCTTTATCGGCGCTTCTCTTTCCTGTGTGGAACTGATGACTTATTTATACAGCGAATTTTTAGACTTAGAACCAGAAACATTAAAAGATCCTAATCGCAATTACTTGTTCTTATCAAAAGGGCATGATGTACCTGCAATGTACGGTACATTAGCAGAATTAGGGTTTATTGATAAAGCAAGATTGGATAATCATTTATTAACGAACGATTCTATTTACTGGCATCCGAACAGGAATATTCCTGGTGTTGAATTCCATTCAGGTTCGTTAGGGCATTTACCTGCCGTAGCTGCGGGTATTGCATTGGATTGCAAATTGAAAAATCAAGACAATCATATTGTAGTGATCACCGGTGATGGAGAGTTAAATGAAGGAAGCGTTTGGGAAACATTATTAGTAGCCAATGCCTACAACTTAAATAACTTAACCATCTTGGTTGACAGGAACCAGTTCCAGGCAAACATTCGTACAGAAGAATTAATTCCGTTGGAATCATTGGATGATAAATTTGCAGCTTTTGGTTGCAACGTAAAAAGAATAAACGGTCACGATTTTAATGCATTGGAAGAAGTGTTTACCTCATTGCCTTATGGCAAAAATGTAAATGTGGTAATTGCCGATACTGTTCGTGGTAAAGGGCTGCCAAGCATTGAAGCCCGTGCTGATCGCTGGTTCTGCTCATTTACAAAAGATGAAGCAAGCCAATTGCTAAATGAACTACACGGAACTGCAAAAGCATTATTAGAATCAGAAACTTTAATAGTAAGATAA